In Morganella morganii, the following are encoded in one genomic region:
- a CDS encoding sigma-54 interaction domain-containing protein yields the protein MSAYRWLINTIDRVAMVEEVINEFSASEISINSMEVFPCKIYVKFNTECERDVKLLLSKLLLNPDVISVTRSKLQPYERKEKELQAILESTTDGIIGINNQGNINYFNKVAEDFFSISRENIVGVNISKILSGKNQSVLTKLLGGNSFDHYQMVTSTPKGELYYICSGRPILSEESQVMGAVITFKSLRSVQQMASSVNKSLPFSFDDIICESEIMMNLIDFAKKISISPYTVLIRGETGTGKELFARAIHNASDRSAHPFAPINCAALPENLIESELFGYEGGAFSGASKGGKMGLFESANHGTVFLDEFGELSLILQSKLLRVLQEGVIRRVGGHKEIPVDVRIIVATNRNLEEMIENKSFREDLYYRINVIPINIPPLKERKTDIPLLLQRFISKYTTELNKQLSLSQDAYHQLMAYSWPGNVRELQNVILRAIHLASGREITVGDLWLPHEEVMASPVLRPQPVPKTEIPPAVLPVQEDINLKESLARQEKSLLEDYLRRYGSARKVSREIGMSHTTVLNKARYYNLEHLLTYSTVRRSADKTD from the coding sequence ATGTCTGCATATAGATGGTTAATTAATACCATTGACCGCGTCGCCATGGTGGAAGAAGTCATCAATGAATTTTCGGCCTCCGAAATCAGCATTAATTCCATGGAAGTCTTTCCGTGCAAAATTTATGTCAAATTCAATACGGAGTGCGAGCGGGATGTTAAGCTGCTGCTGAGCAAACTCCTGCTTAATCCTGATGTTATCAGTGTCACCCGTTCCAAATTACAGCCCTACGAGCGTAAAGAAAAAGAATTACAGGCGATTCTGGAATCCACCACGGACGGCATTATCGGTATCAATAATCAGGGTAATATCAACTACTTCAATAAAGTGGCGGAAGACTTTTTCTCGATCTCACGGGAAAATATTGTCGGCGTCAATATCAGCAAAATTCTCAGCGGCAAAAACCAGTCAGTGCTCACCAAACTGCTCGGCGGCAACAGTTTCGATCACTATCAGATGGTCACCAGTACGCCGAAAGGGGAGCTGTATTATATCTGTTCCGGCCGTCCGATTCTGAGTGAAGAGTCTCAGGTGATGGGGGCGGTTATCACCTTCAAGAGCCTGCGCTCGGTGCAGCAAATGGCGTCTTCGGTGAATAAAAGCCTGCCGTTCAGCTTTGATGACATTATCTGTGAAAGCGAAATCATGATGAACCTGATTGATTTCGCTAAAAAAATCTCAATAAGCCCGTATACGGTACTGATCCGCGGTGAAACCGGTACCGGTAAAGAGCTGTTTGCCCGCGCCATTCATAACGCCAGCGACCGCAGCGCTCACCCGTTTGCGCCGATTAACTGTGCGGCACTGCCGGAAAACCTGATTGAAAGTGAGCTGTTCGGTTATGAGGGCGGCGCGTTCAGCGGCGCCAGCAAGGGCGGAAAGATGGGGTTGTTTGAATCCGCCAACCACGGCACCGTGTTTCTGGATGAATTCGGCGAGCTTTCCCTTATCCTGCAAAGTAAATTACTGCGGGTATTACAGGAAGGCGTGATCCGCCGCGTCGGCGGGCACAAAGAGATCCCGGTGGATGTGCGGATCATTGTCGCCACCAACCGGAATCTGGAAGAGATGATCGAGAACAAATCGTTCCGTGAAGATCTCTATTACCGGATCAACGTGATCCCGATTAATATCCCGCCGCTGAAAGAGCGGAAGACGGATATCCCGCTGTTACTGCAGCGCTTTATCAGCAAATACACGACAGAGCTGAATAAACAGCTCAGTCTGTCCCAGGATGCATATCACCAGTTAATGGCCTATTCCTGGCCGGGTAACGTGCGGGAACTGCAAAACGTGATTTTGCGGGCCATCCATCTGGCTTCCGGCCGGGAAATTACCGTCGGGGATCTGTGGCTGCCCCATGAGGAAGTGATGGCCTCTCCGGTGCTCAGGCCGCAGCCGGTACCGAAAACGGAAATACCCCCTGCGGTATTGCCGGTGCAGGAAGATATCAACCTGAAAGAGTCTCTTGCGCGGCAGGAAAAAAGCCTGCTGGAAGATTATCTGCGCCGCTACGGTTCGGCCCGCAAAGTGTCCCGTGAAATCGGGATGTCTCACACCACCGTACTGAATAAAGCCCGTTACTATAATCTGGAGCATCTGCTGACCTACAGCACTGTGCGCCGGTCAGCAGACAAAACAGATTAA
- the megL gene encoding methionine gamma-lyase — protein MHDYTNKGYDTKIVHAGQQADPLTGALSTPIYQTSTFVFDSAAQGAARFALEEEGYIYSRLGNPTNAALEEKMRVLENGEAALATSSGIAAISTTILTMCGQGDHIVASDTLYGCTYALLSHTLPKFGIEVTFVRANDPANIKAAMKPNTKMVYVETPANPTLAMIDLEAAANVAHEGGAMLVVDNTFMSPYCQRPLELGADIVVHSVTKYINGHGDVIGGVIVGPADFLVPARLVGVKDITGGVMSPFNAWLTLRGLKTLHVRMERHCSNAMKVAKYLESNPNVEAVFYPGLPSHPQHELAKKQMSNFGGMISFEIKGGIEAGRKVMDSVELCMLAVSLGDTETLIQHPASMTHSPVPAEERLKAGITDGLIRISVGLETPEDIIADLEQAIAKAVA, from the coding sequence ATGCACGATTATACGAATAAAGGTTATGACACTAAGATTGTTCACGCTGGCCAGCAGGCTGATCCACTGACTGGTGCGTTATCAACCCCAATCTATCAGACCTCTACATTCGTCTTCGACAGCGCAGCACAAGGGGCAGCACGTTTCGCATTAGAAGAAGAAGGTTATATCTACTCACGTTTAGGTAACCCTACTAACGCAGCATTAGAAGAAAAAATGCGTGTACTGGAAAACGGCGAAGCAGCGCTGGCGACTTCTTCCGGTATCGCAGCTATCTCTACCACTATCCTGACTATGTGCGGCCAGGGCGACCATATCGTTGCTTCTGACACTCTGTACGGCTGTACTTATGCTCTGCTGTCTCACACCCTGCCTAAATTCGGTATCGAAGTCACTTTCGTTCGTGCAAATGACCCTGCGAACATCAAAGCGGCGATGAAACCAAACACCAAAATGGTTTACGTCGAAACTCCGGCTAACCCGACTCTGGCAATGATCGACCTCGAAGCAGCGGCAAATGTTGCTCACGAAGGCGGCGCAATGCTGGTTGTGGATAACACCTTCATGTCTCCGTACTGCCAGCGTCCTCTGGAATTAGGTGCAGACATCGTGGTTCACAGTGTGACCAAATACATCAACGGCCACGGCGACGTTATCGGTGGTGTGATTGTCGGTCCTGCTGACTTCCTGGTTCCTGCCCGTCTGGTTGGTGTTAAAGACATCACCGGTGGTGTAATGAGCCCGTTCAACGCATGGTTAACCCTGCGCGGTCTGAAAACACTGCACGTCCGTATGGAACGTCACTGCTCTAACGCAATGAAAGTGGCTAAATATCTGGAATCTAACCCGAACGTAGAAGCAGTATTCTACCCTGGTCTGCCGTCTCACCCGCAGCACGAGTTAGCGAAAAAACAGATGAGCAACTTCGGCGGTATGATCAGCTTTGAAATCAAAGGCGGTATCGAAGCAGGCCGTAAAGTGATGGACTCTGTTGAGTTATGCATGCTGGCAGTAAGCCTGGGCGATACTGAAACTCTGATTCAGCACCCTGCATCAATGACTCACTCTCCGGTTCCGGCTGAAGAGCGTCTGAAAGCAGGTATCACCGATGGTCTGATTCGTATCTCTGTCGGTCTGGAAACACCTGAAGACATCATTGCTGACCTGGAACAGGCTATTGCGAAAGCAGTTGCTTAA